The following proteins come from a genomic window of Winogradskyella sp. PC-19:
- a CDS encoding heme-copper oxidase subunit III, whose translation MDLTEGTLKEKEARSKKMMLWFGIGSLIMTFAGLTSAFIVSRKREDWLNDFELPQAFLTSVIVIVVSSITMILAKRSLKQNNISQTSVWLVITFILGVFFIYNQFSGFSEFVERGLYFTGATSNVTVSFIYVIAVVHILHVIAGLISIVVVIINNLNKKYASDNMLGLELAAHFWHFIDILWVCLFLFLYFFRYII comes from the coding sequence ATGGATTTAACAGAAGGAACATTAAAAGAGAAAGAAGCACGGTCAAAAAAGATGATGCTTTGGTTTGGTATTGGTTCATTAATAATGACGTTTGCTGGGTTAACAAGTGCTTTTATTGTAAGTCGTAAACGTGAAGATTGGCTTAATGATTTTGAATTGCCACAGGCATTTTTAACATCGGTCATCGTTATAGTTGTAAGTAGCATTACTATGATTTTGGCTAAGCGCTCATTGAAGCAAAATAATATTAGCCAAACCTCAGTTTGGTTGGTAATTACATTCATTTTGGGCGTATTTTTTATATACAATCAATTTTCGGGATTTTCTGAATTTGTTGAAAGAGGATTATACTTTACAGGAGCAACTAGTAACGTTACTGTTTCGTTTATTTATGTCATAGCAGTTGTACATATTTTGCATGTTATTGCAGGGCTTATTAGCATAGTCGTTGTAATTATAAATAATCTAAATAAGAAATATGCTTCCGATAATATGTTAGGTCTAGAGTTGGCGGCACATTTTTGGCATTTTATTGATATACTTTGGGTGTGTCTCTTTTTGTTTTTATATTTTTTTAGATACATAATTTGA
- a CDS encoding cytochrome c oxidase subunit 3, translating into MDTTVANTGTEGKTWGGGNKPLGASYGKLMMWFFIVSDALTFSGFLAAYGFSRFKFIKEWPIADEVFTHVPFLHGQELPMIYVAFMTFILIMSSVTMVLAVDAGHHMNKAKVTIYMFLTIIGGAIFVGSQAWEWATFIQGDYGAVQTKGGNILQFGENVIVDGEDKFKRISIDDFAVTMATERAEHERKNGLWFVDEAPLPDYSVNEIYKGLEANPNILVRSQIINEEGEKTVLSREESLKQIKENGQLVVKGANLVVNEYGTSLFADFFFFITGFHGFHVFSGVVINIIIFFNVILGTYERRGSYEMVEKVGLYWHFVDLVWVFVFTFFYLV; encoded by the coding sequence ATGGATACTACAGTAGCAAATACTGGTACAGAAGGAAAAACTTGGGGCGGTGGAAATAAACCACTAGGCGCGAGTTACGGAAAATTGATGATGTGGTTTTTCATCGTCTCTGATGCCTTAACATTCTCTGGATTTTTGGCAGCATACGGATTTTCAAGATTTAAGTTTATAAAAGAATGGCCAATCGCCGATGAGGTATTTACTCACGTGCCATTTTTGCATGGTCAAGAATTACCGATGATATACGTGGCATTCATGACATTTATCCTAATAATGTCTTCTGTGACAATGGTGCTAGCGGTAGATGCAGGCCATCATATGAATAAAGCCAAAGTAACAATTTATATGTTCCTTACTATTATTGGAGGTGCTATTTTTGTTGGTTCTCAAGCATGGGAATGGGCAACATTTATTCAAGGAGATTACGGAGCGGTTCAGACTAAAGGAGGAAACATTCTTCAGTTTGGAGAAAATGTAATTGTTGATGGCGAAGACAAATTTAAACGTATATCTATTGATGATTTTGCTGTTACTATGGCTACTGAAAGAGCAGAGCATGAGCGTAAAAACGGCTTGTGGTTTGTAGATGAAGCACCACTTCCAGATTATTCAGTTAATGAAATTTATAAAGGATTAGAGGCTAATCCAAACATTTTGGTTCGTAGTCAGATTATTAATGAGGAAGGCGAAAAAACAGTATTGTCTAGAGAAGAATCTCTAAAACAAATTAAAGAAAATGGACAATTGGTAGTCAAAGGTGCTAATCTCGTTGTTAATGAGTATGGTACATCTCTATTTGCAGATTTCTTTTTCTTTATAACAGGATTTCACGGGTTTCACGTATTCTCGGGTGTTGTAATTAATATTATTATTTTCTTCAATGTTATCTTAGGTACATACGAAAGAAGAGGAAGTTACGAAATGGTTGAAAAAGTTGGATTATACTGGCACTTTGTAGATTTAGTTTGGGTATTTGTATTTACATTCTTCTACCTAGTTTAA
- the gcvH gene encoding glycine cleavage system protein GcvH has translation MNIPAELKYTKDHEWVKVEGDTATVGITDFAQGELGDIVYVEVETLDETLDIEEVFGTVEAVKTVSDLFLPLSGEITEFNETLEDEPELVNSDPYGAGWMIKLKFSDESQLDGLMSADDYKALIGA, from the coding sequence ATGAACATTCCAGCAGAGTTAAAATATACAAAAGACCACGAGTGGGTTAAAGTTGAAGGTGATACAGCAACAGTTGGTATTACTGATTTTGCACAAGGCGAACTTGGAGATATCGTTTACGTAGAAGTCGAAACTCTTGACGAAACATTAGATATAGAAGAAGTTTTTGGTACGGTTGAAGCTGTCAAAACAGTTTCAGACTTGTTTTTACCTCTAAGTGGTGAAATAACAGAATTTAACGAGACCTTAGAGGACGAACCAGAACTGGTTAATTCAGACCCTTATGGTGCTGGTTGGATGATTAAGCTTAAATTTTCTGATGAAAGTCAATTAGATGGTTTAATGTCTGCGGATGATTACAAAGCCCTTATTGGTGCTTAA
- a CDS encoding energy transducer TonB encodes MKYIFVLVVFLFSFKGFSQTEINYQKSPVFPGCETKPFEDLKECFRFQLHSFIFEKFKIPENLKTENYKGEVKLLFEVDKEGQFQIIFVDAAYEELKTETQRVFNTLPKVSPAMYDGKPTYVQYSTKINIPLLSPSEMDLKDEVTKEKKKEVKDKDLNAVVSNEIDSINNSLKPYDKAEYSSQLNIPFTHTYYARFDRNMNAIGTNAHTAAKPFLYDDVSPYYDFKAEKESLAKNAQTWGGRKLWDEHLVQVQSKNYWFTIDPIFDLQVGDDSEGGSTYNNTRGIFIQAGLGKKFNFTTSFYESQGRFAQYFNEYAESLKAFGPDPAIIPGRGIGKRFKEDGYDYPVAEAYLSYTPAKFLNVQFGYGNNFIGDGYRSLFQSDVASPSTFLKTNLKFWKIKYTSTWMWNKDVRDQVVLPDGSFLTKYVANHYLSWNVSKRLNLGFFESVVWSNQNDRGFEASYLNPVIFLRAAEFNSGQDAGNAILGLSAKYKWNNKVNLYGQFLVDEFSISDVTGGDKSWKNKFGFQLGAKYFDAFGIDGLLLQAEYNQVRPYTYSHNTVVLNYTHNNQPLAHLWGANFRELVLIGRYNYKRWFADAKLIFGQRGFSFNDGVDNAYYGGNLFGNENDRPSDTGIEIGQGNKTSVFHGELMAGYIINPVSNLRLFANINYRNFDPTVITNTTSRTNTTWFNLGIRTDLFNWYNDF; translated from the coding sequence ATGAAATATATATTCGTTTTAGTTGTTTTTTTATTCAGTTTTAAAGGGTTTTCTCAAACCGAAATCAATTACCAAAAATCACCAGTTTTCCCAGGATGTGAAACAAAACCTTTTGAAGATTTAAAAGAGTGTTTTCGGTTTCAGTTACACAGTTTCATTTTTGAAAAATTTAAAATCCCTGAAAATTTAAAAACTGAAAATTATAAAGGTGAAGTCAAACTTTTATTCGAAGTGGATAAAGAAGGCCAATTTCAAATCATTTTTGTAGATGCGGCATATGAAGAACTAAAAACTGAAACACAACGTGTTTTTAATACACTGCCTAAAGTCTCGCCCGCAATGTATGATGGTAAGCCAACATACGTACAATATTCTACTAAGATTAATATTCCTTTATTAAGTCCATCAGAAATGGATTTAAAAGATGAGGTTACAAAAGAAAAGAAAAAGGAGGTTAAGGATAAAGACCTAAATGCAGTTGTGTCAAACGAAATAGATAGTATTAATAATTCACTAAAACCTTACGATAAAGCCGAATATAGTAGTCAGTTAAATATTCCGTTTACCCATACTTACTATGCGCGTTTCGATAGAAACATGAATGCAATAGGTACCAATGCACATACAGCAGCAAAACCATTTTTGTATGACGATGTTTCTCCATATTATGATTTTAAAGCAGAAAAAGAAAGCTTAGCAAAAAACGCCCAAACTTGGGGTGGACGTAAATTGTGGGACGAGCATTTAGTGCAAGTTCAAAGTAAAAATTACTGGTTTACTATTGACCCAATTTTTGATTTACAAGTTGGTGACGATTCTGAAGGTGGCTCAACTTACAATAATACACGTGGTATTTTTATACAAGCTGGACTTGGTAAGAAATTTAATTTTACAACCTCTTTTTACGAAAGTCAAGGACGATTTGCACAATATTTTAACGAATATGCTGAGAGTTTAAAAGCCTTTGGTCCAGATCCAGCTATAATACCTGGTCGTGGTATAGGAAAACGTTTTAAGGAAGATGGTTATGATTATCCAGTAGCTGAGGCCTATTTATCTTATACGCCAGCTAAGTTTTTAAATGTTCAGTTTGGGTATGGTAACAACTTTATAGGAGATGGCTACCGTTCATTATTTCAAAGTGATGTAGCGAGTCCATCAACATTTTTAAAAACAAATTTAAAATTTTGGAAAATAAAATACACGAGTACTTGGATGTGGAACAAAGATGTACGTGACCAAGTGGTGCTTCCTGATGGGTCTTTTTTAACTAAATATGTAGCTAACCACTATTTAAGTTGGAACGTTTCTAAACGCCTAAACTTAGGTTTTTTCGAATCTGTGGTCTGGTCTAACCAAAATGACCGTGGATTTGAGGCAAGTTATCTCAACCCAGTTATCTTTTTAAGAGCGGCAGAATTTAATTCTGGACAAGATGCTGGTAATGCTATTTTGGGTCTTTCGGCAAAATATAAATGGAATAATAAGGTTAATCTCTACGGACAATTTTTGGTAGATGAATTCTCAATTTCAGATGTCACTGGAGGAGACAAAAGCTGGAAAAATAAATTTGGCTTTCAGCTTGGTGCTAAATATTTTGATGCTTTTGGGATTGATGGCTTATTGTTACAGGCGGAATATAACCAAGTACGTCCATATACTTACTCGCATAATACAGTGGTTTTAAATTACACGCATAACAATCAACCACTCGCACATTTATGGGGCGCAAACTTTAGAGAACTGGTGTTAATAGGTCGCTATAATTACAAGCGTTGGTTTGCAGATGCAAAATTAATTTTTGGTCAACGAGGGTTTAGCTTCAATGATGGTGTAGACAATGCGTATTATGGTGGAAACCTTTTTGGAAACGAAAATGATAGACCTTCGGATACAGGTATTGAGATTGGCCAAGGCAATAAAACGTCTGTTTTTCATGGTGAGTTAATGGCAGGTTATATAATTAACCCAGTGAGTAATCTTAGACTTTTTGCAAATATCAACTACCGTAATTTTGACCCAACAGTAATAACGAATACAACCAGCCGTACCAATACCACTTGGTTTAATTTAGGCATCCGTACAGATTTGTTCAATTGGTATAATGATTTTTAG
- the cyoE gene encoding heme o synthase, protein MSVWTDFKEITKMGLSISVVFSSIAGYFLGAETISFTTLLLLCFGGYFMVGASNAYNQIIEKDLDALMDRTKNRPIPAGRMSVNSAFIIAVSFTLAGIATLYIINPKTAMYGAISIFIYTCIYTPLKTKTPIAVFVGAIPGAIPFMLGWVAARNGFGIEPGTLFAIQFFWQFPHFWAIGWFLHEDYKKGGFFMLPTGKPDKGTAAQIIMYTIWTVIASIIPVFGFTGELKLSIVGAVIVFLLGMVMVYYAFQLFKIRTPKAAKQLMLSSVFYITLLQIVFVADKFLS, encoded by the coding sequence ATGTCTGTATGGACAGATTTTAAGGAAATTACCAAAATGGGATTATCCATTAGTGTAGTTTTTTCTTCGATTGCAGGTTATTTTCTGGGTGCAGAAACTATAAGTTTTACAACCTTATTATTGTTGTGCTTTGGAGGTTATTTCATGGTTGGCGCATCAAATGCTTACAATCAAATTATTGAAAAAGACCTAGATGCTTTAATGGATCGCACTAAAAATAGACCGATACCTGCGGGACGTATGTCTGTAAATTCGGCCTTTATTATTGCTGTTTCATTCACATTAGCAGGTATTGCAACACTTTATATTATCAATCCCAAAACAGCAATGTATGGGGCGATTTCGATATTTATTTATACGTGTATCTATACACCATTAAAAACAAAAACACCAATTGCCGTTTTTGTTGGTGCAATTCCGGGTGCAATTCCGTTTATGCTAGGTTGGGTTGCTGCAAGAAATGGTTTTGGCATTGAACCAGGAACTTTATTTGCCATTCAGTTTTTTTGGCAATTTCCACATTTCTGGGCTATTGGCTGGTTTTTGCATGAAGATTATAAAAAAGGAGGCTTTTTTATGCTACCTACAGGAAAACCAGATAAAGGCACTGCAGCGCAAATAATTATGTATACGATTTGGACTGTAATTGCTTCAATTATTCCTGTTTTTGGATTTACTGGAGAACTAAAATTGTCTATCGTTGGTGCTGTTATTGTATTCTTGCTAGGAATGGTTATGGTATATTATGCGTTTCAACTTTTTAAAATAAGAACACCAAAAGCTGCAAAACAACTGATGCTGTCCAGCGTTTTTTACATAACATTATTACAAATTGTATTTGTAGCTGATAAATTTTTAAGCTAA
- a CDS encoding MBL fold metallo-hydrolase translates to MKQLLALLLIFTTSIGFAQSRFDSVEIKSEKLSDNVYVLFGAGGNIGVSVGEDGVFVIDDQFAPLSEKILAEIKKLSDKPLKFLVNTHWHGDHTGGNLNMTKAGATIIAHDNVKVRLLKPKRDGSNNPKEALPVITFNDKLSITINDEPVAVFHVANAHTDGDALLYFTGSNVLHTGDTYFKGRYPFIDLNSGGSVKGYIEAAKRGLMVIDENTKIIPGHGTVSNKEEYQDFLKMLETLETNISKAIADGKTEDEVKADTYLTKTYDDLGYGSGFINSERIRTTFYKSLKDQ, encoded by the coding sequence ATGAAACAATTATTAGCATTATTATTAATATTTACGACTTCAATTGGCTTTGCGCAATCTAGGTTTGATAGTGTAGAAATAAAATCTGAAAAACTATCAGATAATGTTTATGTACTTTTTGGTGCTGGAGGAAATATTGGAGTTTCTGTTGGTGAAGATGGTGTTTTTGTTATCGATGACCAATTTGCACCATTATCTGAAAAGATTTTAGCTGAAATTAAAAAATTAAGTGACAAACCATTAAAGTTTTTGGTGAATACACATTGGCATGGCGATCATACTGGCGGAAACCTAAATATGACAAAAGCTGGCGCAACTATTATTGCTCATGATAATGTAAAAGTACGGTTACTTAAGCCTAAACGCGATGGCAGTAATAATCCAAAAGAAGCCTTGCCAGTAATTACATTTAATGACAAATTAAGTATAACTATAAATGATGAACCTGTTGCCGTTTTTCATGTTGCAAATGCGCACACAGATGGCGATGCATTATTATATTTCACTGGGAGTAATGTGTTGCATACTGGAGACACCTACTTTAAAGGACGCTATCCTTTTATAGATTTAAATTCTGGTGGAAGTGTTAAAGGATATATCGAAGCTGCAAAACGTGGCTTGATGGTTATTGACGAAAACACAAAAATTATTCCTGGTCATGGAACGGTTTCTAATAAAGAAGAATACCAAGATTTTCTAAAAATGCTTGAAACTCTAGAAACAAATATTAGTAAAGCTATTGCTGATGGTAAAACAGAAGATGAAGTAAAAGCAGATACTTATTTAACTAAGACTTACGATGACTTAGGCTACGGTAGTGGCTTTATTAATAGTGAACGCATAAGAACTACTTTTTATAAGAGTTTGAAAGACCAATAA
- a CDS encoding cytochrome C oxidase subunit IV family protein, with amino-acid sequence MAHAHKLEIFRGLWKFKSNTQKIWGVLAFLTLVTLIEVVLGIYKPEALMHTWLDPMEGGFFATLYNIILSPIIYMKPLNLIFIVLTIVKAYYITWDFMHMRDEKSSLRRMVVWTGVFLICYLIFILLQEGGYVFEVYNSEDALIKRDF; translated from the coding sequence ATGGCACACGCACATAAATTAGAAATATTCAGAGGACTTTGGAAATTTAAGTCTAACACTCAAAAAATTTGGGGTGTATTAGCGTTTTTAACTTTAGTAACTTTAATAGAAGTAGTATTAGGTATCTATAAGCCAGAAGCTTTGATGCATACCTGGCTAGACCCAATGGAAGGTGGTTTCTTCGCAACGTTATATAACATTATATTATCACCTATTATATACATGAAGCCTTTAAACTTAATCTTCATTGTATTAACAATAGTAAAAGCATACTACATTACGTGGGATTTTATGCACATGCGTGATGAGAAATCTAGTTTACGTCGTATGGTAGTTTGGACAGGTGTTTTCTTAATCTGTTACTTAATATTTATCCTTTTACAAGAAGGTGGTTATGTGTTTGAAGTTTATAATAGCGAAGATGCATTAATCAAACGTGATTTTTAA
- a CDS encoding energy transducer TonB, with protein sequence MEPKKNPKSDVSRNSSLFFAVGLVLMLLVTNLAINYKSYDKSDIALDGLNLDDELEEEVPITEQIVTPPPPPPPPPVAPVEIEVVEDEEEVEETVIESTETEQDAEIVEVEEVEVEEVEEDIEVPFAVIENVPVFPGCERKKGNAAKKKCMSEKVAKFVNKKFNTDLASDLGLSGRQRISVFFKIDKTGRIVNVGARAPHPGLEKEAKRVIGLLPKMQPGKQRGKAVTVPYSLPILFQVQD encoded by the coding sequence ATGGAACCTAAAAAGAATCCAAAATCAGACGTCAGTCGTAACAGCTCACTTTTCTTCGCTGTTGGTTTAGTATTAATGTTATTAGTTACAAATTTAGCTATTAACTACAAGAGTTATGATAAAAGTGATATTGCTTTAGATGGTCTTAATCTAGACGATGAGCTAGAAGAGGAAGTACCAATCACAGAACAGATTGTTACACCACCACCACCGCCACCACCGCCGCCAGTTGCTCCAGTAGAAATTGAGGTAGTAGAGGATGAAGAAGAAGTAGAAGAAACTGTAATCGAATCTACAGAAACTGAACAAGATGCAGAAATCGTTGAAGTTGAGGAAGTAGAAGTAGAAGAGGTAGAAGAGGATATTGAAGTACCATTTGCAGTAATTGAAAACGTGCCTGTTTTTCCTGGATGTGAAAGAAAAAAAGGAAACGCTGCTAAGAAAAAATGTATGTCTGAAAAAGTTGCAAAATTTGTAAACAAAAAATTTAATACTGATTTAGCAAGTGATTTAGGTTTATCAGGTAGACAACGTATTAGTGTATTCTTTAAAATTGATAAGACTGGTAGAATTGTAAATGTTGGAGCAAGAGCACCACATCCAGGATTAGAAAAAGAAGCAAAACGTGTTATTGGGTTGTTACCAAAAATGCAACCAGGTAAGCAAAGAGGTAAGGCTGTAACTGTACCTTATTCTTTACCAATACTTTTCCAAGTACAAGACTAA
- a CDS encoding SCO family protein, with the protein MAKKTNYSYIGIAFIILVFGIIFIPRIIDRVSSNDITREDNRSVDVTTQQIETPKKKNQSDLVYIPSIDGGNRKVPAFSFTDQNGNTITNDDYLGKVYLVEFFFTTCPTICPRMNSNLVQIQNHFADYQSNFGVASFTIMPETDTPEVLKAYAEKYVITNPNWHLMTGDEDTIYKLANEGFYLYTAKGEDAAGFEHSGNFALIDKEGYIRSRMKSPNNPLIYYNGIVSEEEGVDDEGIPQEISILKEDIAKLLKE; encoded by the coding sequence ATGGCAAAAAAGACCAATTATTCATATATAGGTATTGCATTTATCATACTAGTCTTCGGAATTATTTTTATTCCTCGAATAATAGATAGAGTCTCTTCAAATGATATTACTAGAGAAGACAATAGAAGTGTGGATGTAACAACCCAACAGATTGAAACGCCCAAAAAGAAAAACCAATCAGACTTGGTTTATATACCTAGCATAGATGGAGGTAATAGAAAAGTACCCGCGTTTAGTTTCACAGACCAAAACGGAAACACAATTACTAATGACGATTATTTAGGTAAAGTGTATTTAGTAGAGTTTTTCTTTACAACATGTCCAACAATTTGCCCAAGAATGAATAGTAATTTGGTACAAATACAAAATCACTTTGCAGACTATCAAAGTAATTTTGGAGTGGCATCATTTACGATAATGCCAGAGACAGATACACCTGAGGTTTTAAAAGCTTATGCAGAAAAATATGTGATAACCAATCCAAATTGGCATTTAATGACAGGAGATGAAGACACTATTTATAAATTAGCTAATGAAGGTTTCTATCTGTATACCGCAAAAGGTGAAGATGCAGCAGGGTTTGAGCATTCGGGCAATTTCGCTTTGATAGATAAGGAAGGTTATATTCGCTCTCGGATGAAATCACCTAATAACCCCTTAATTTATTATAACGGAATTGTTTCAGAAGAAGAAGGTGTTGATGATGAAGGCATACCACAAGAAATAAGTATCCTTAAAGAAGATATAGCAAAGCTTTTAAAAGAATAG
- a CDS encoding energy transducer TonB, translated as MKKQSQNINSAGQSGIEVRKSQKHEVNLQKNSTLYFQIGLILCLLGTFALFEMEFESKTIVVEYDKPTDQVIEVAMVDVKEYKPEVKKEISKAPSKELKDTFTEEKNDFDKAEEKILTPDEPLTTDKLVNPDALTTIEEPIEDFNIINVEFVPIFPGCEKYELNSERKKCLNEKMNRLVKRKFNSGIASEYGLSGVQRIYVNFKVDKAGNITDIQTRAPHPKLEKEALKVANKIPKMEPGKMGTTPVNVLYTLPITFKVEN; from the coding sequence ATGAAAAAACAAAGTCAAAACATCAATAGCGCTGGTCAGAGCGGTATTGAAGTGAGAAAATCTCAAAAGCACGAGGTTAATTTACAAAAAAACTCTACACTTTATTTTCAAATTGGGTTAATCCTGTGTTTACTAGGGACATTTGCCCTTTTTGAAATGGAGTTTGAGAGTAAAACAATTGTAGTCGAGTACGATAAGCCAACAGATCAGGTTATTGAAGTTGCTATGGTCGATGTCAAAGAGTACAAACCAGAAGTTAAAAAGGAAATCAGTAAAGCACCTAGTAAAGAACTCAAAGACACTTTTACCGAAGAAAAGAATGATTTCGATAAAGCTGAAGAAAAAATACTTACTCCAGATGAACCTTTGACTACAGACAAACTTGTTAATCCTGATGCTTTAACAACTATTGAAGAACCAATTGAAGATTTTAATATCATAAATGTCGAGTTCGTACCAATCTTTCCAGGATGCGAAAAGTATGAGTTAAATTCAGAACGCAAGAAATGTCTTAACGAAAAAATGAATCGACTCGTTAAGCGTAAATTTAATTCAGGTATAGCAAGCGAATATGGTCTATCAGGAGTACAACGAATCTACGTAAACTTTAAAGTAGATAAAGCAGGAAACATTACAGATATTCAAACAAGAGCACCACATCCAAAACTAGAAAAAGAAGCTTTAAAGGTGGCAAACAAAATCCCGAAAATGGAACCAGGTAAAATGGGAACAACACCTGTTAATGTTTTGTACACTTTACCAATTACGTTTAAAGTAGAAAATTAA
- a CDS encoding VanZ family protein: MITKPLLVLKNRKVCLFVALTYTIVLLYFSLGDADAVLPETNIKFQDKILHFVAYLGLSVLWGYYALLFNTKNAILYSFIATLIFGIILELVQEAINPLRNYDILDLVANCIGVLVGTIVVVYYVRKLKLKS, from the coding sequence ATGATTACAAAGCCCTTATTGGTGCTTAAGAACAGAAAAGTCTGTCTTTTTGTTGCTCTTACTTATACAATAGTTTTATTGTATTTTAGTTTGGGAGATGCAGACGCAGTTCTTCCAGAAACAAATATCAAATTTCAGGATAAGATTTTACATTTTGTAGCCTATCTCGGGCTTTCAGTTTTATGGGGTTATTACGCCTTATTATTCAATACAAAAAATGCAATTCTTTATAGTTTTATTGCGACACTCATCTTCGGAATTATTCTTGAATTAGTTCAAGAAGCAATCAATCCATTGCGTAATTACGACATCTTAGATTTGGTTGCTAATTGTATCGGTGTATTAGTTGGTACAATTGTTGTGGTTTATTACGTTAGAAAACTTAAGTTAAAATCTTAA